In a genomic window of Tripterygium wilfordii isolate XIE 37 chromosome 8, ASM1340144v1, whole genome shotgun sequence:
- the LOC120003663 gene encoding serine carboxypeptidase-like 20, with the protein MAMKRLSLSLGLVLCLALTRFAVNEAIHEDALITHLPGFSGKFPSRHYSGYVLKDMRLFYYFIVSERQPETDPVVLWLNGGPGCSSFDGFIYEHGPFNFKDGISSGSLPRLHLNPYSWSKVSNIIYLDSPVGVGLSYSKHKTKYKNDDIINALDTHMFLIKWFELYPEFVENPFYISGESYAGVYIPTLASEIAEGIENGFEPKINFKGYMIGNGVVADPVFDTDVLISYIHSMGLISDNLFEDIQSTCKGKRVDQRKCLENLKKAVNLVADLNKYHILEPCYHPPKTNHENIKRINTTLMRKWMFGHGGVVSRWIDSEGRGDCINDELATAWLNNEEVRKAIHTEPVDKIGRWEMCTRDLDYNQNSGSMIPYHRKLTKKGYLVLIYSGNQDMVVPFTGSQAWVRSLGYDIVDEWRPWIVDDQVAGYLQGYHHGLIFMTIKGAGHRVPESKPKEALHFYRHWLEGKPI; encoded by the exons ATGGCAATGAAgaggctctctctctctctgggttTGGTGTTGTGTTTGGCTTTGACCAGGTTTGCAGTTAACGAAGCAATTCATGAAGATGCTCTTATTACACATCTTCCTGGTTTTAGCGGAAAGTTTCCATCAAGACACTATTCAGGGTATGTTC TGAAAGATATGCGTCTGTTTTACTATTTCATCGTATCCGAGAGACAACCAGAGACGGATCCTGTTGTTTTATGGCTTAATGGCGGACCTGGATGTTCTAGTTTTGATGGATTTATCTATGAACAT GGTCCATTCAACTTTAAAGATGGAATCTCAAGTGGAAGTCTACCGAGATTGCATCTCAATCCCTATAGTTGGTCCaag gtttccaatattatttatttggattCTCCAGTGGGTGTTGGATTGTCCTACTCTAAACACAAAACCAAGTACAAGAATGATGACATTATAAATGCTCTAGATACACATATGTTTTTGATTAAA TGGTTTGAGTTATACCCCGAATTTGTGgagaatccattttatatcTCTGGAGAATCTTATGCGGGAGTTTATATACCAACTCTCGCTTCAGAAATAGCGGAAG GAATCGAAAATGGTTTTGAacccaaaattaattttaag GGTTACATGATTGGAAATGGGGTCGTCGCAGATCCAGTATTTGATACTGACGTTTTGATATCTTATATACATAGCATGGGACTTATCTCAGAtaatctttttgag GATATTCAATCTACTTGTAAGGGAAAGAGGGTTGATCAAAGGAAATGTTTAGAAAACCTCAAGAAGGCtgtcaat CTGGTTGCTGATCTGAACAAGTATCATATTCTGGAGCCTTGTTACCATCCACCCAAGACTAATCATGAGAATATAAAAAGAATTAACACAACCTTGATGAGAAAGTGGATGTTCGGCCATGGTGGTGTTGTGTCTCGATGGATTGATAGTGAAGGCCGTGGTGATTGCATT AATGATGAACTTGCGACTGCATGGCTAAATAATGAAGAAGTAAGAAAAGCCATCCACACAGAACCG GTTGACAAGATTGGACGGTGGGAGATGTGCACAAGAGATTTGGATTATAATCAAAACTCTGGCAGTATGATTCCCTACCACAGAAAACTAACAAAGAAAGGTTATTTGGTGCTTATATACAG TGGAAATCAAGACATGGTTGTTCCATTTACTGGAAGCCAAGCATGGGTTAGATCACTTGGATATGACATAGTTGATGAATGGAGGCCATGGATAGTAGATGACCAAGTTGCCgg ATACTTACAAGGATATCACCATGGACTCATATTCATGACTATTAAG GGCGCAGGTCATAGAGTCCCAGAAAGCAAGCCAAAAGAGGCATTGCATTTCTATAGACATTGGTTGGAAGGAAAGCCAATATGA